Proteins from a single region of Streptomyces spinoverrucosus:
- the sdhA gene encoding succinate dehydrogenase flavoprotein subunit, with amino-acid sequence MKIHKYDTVIVGAGGAGMRAAIESTKRSRTAVLTKLYPTRSHTGAAQGGMAAALANVEEDNWEWHTFDTVKGGDYLVDQDAAEILAKEAIDSVLDLEKMGLPFNRTPNGTIDQRRFGGHSRNHGEAPVRRSCYAADRTGHMILQTLYQNCVKEGVEFFNEFYVLDQLITEVDGIKHSAGVVAYELATGEIHVFQAKSVIYASGGTGKFFKVTSNAHTLTGDGQAAVYRRGLPLEDMEFFQFHPTGIWRMGILLTEGARGEGGILRNKDGERFMEKYAPVMKDLASRDVVSRSIYTEIREGRGCGPEGDHVFLDLTHLPPEQLDAKLPDITEFARTYLGIEPYTDPIPIQPTAHYAMGGIPTNVEGEVLADNTTVVPGLYAAGEVACVSVHGANRLGTNSLLDINVFGKRAGIAAAEYSQKADFVELPDNPESLVVEQIERLRTSTGNERVATLRRELQETMDANVMVFRTEQTIKTAVEKIAELRERYKNVAIQDKGKRFNTDLLEAIELGNLLDLAEVMAVSALARKESRGGHYREDYPNRDDVNFMRHTMAYREVGADGSETVRLDYKPVVQTRYQPMERKY; translated from the coding sequence ATGAAGATCCACAAGTACGACACCGTCATCGTCGGCGCCGGTGGCGCGGGCATGCGCGCGGCCATCGAGTCGACGAAGCGCAGCCGCACCGCCGTGCTGACCAAGCTCTACCCCACCCGCTCCCACACGGGCGCCGCGCAGGGCGGTATGGCCGCCGCGCTGGCCAACGTGGAGGAGGACAACTGGGAGTGGCACACCTTCGACACGGTCAAGGGCGGTGACTACCTGGTCGACCAGGACGCCGCCGAGATCCTGGCGAAGGAGGCCATCGACTCGGTCCTCGACCTGGAGAAGATGGGCCTGCCGTTCAACCGCACCCCGAACGGCACGATCGACCAGCGCCGCTTCGGTGGGCATTCGAGGAACCACGGCGAGGCCCCGGTCCGCCGCTCCTGCTACGCGGCCGACCGCACCGGCCACATGATCCTCCAGACGCTGTACCAGAACTGCGTCAAGGAGGGCGTGGAGTTCTTCAACGAGTTCTACGTCCTGGACCAGCTGATCACCGAGGTCGACGGCATCAAGCACTCGGCCGGTGTCGTGGCGTACGAGCTGGCGACCGGCGAGATCCACGTCTTCCAGGCGAAGTCCGTGATCTACGCGTCCGGCGGCACCGGCAAGTTCTTCAAGGTGACGTCGAACGCGCACACGCTGACCGGTGACGGCCAGGCCGCCGTGTACCGCCGGGGCCTGCCGCTGGAGGACATGGAGTTCTTCCAGTTCCACCCGACCGGCATCTGGCGCATGGGCATCCTGCTGACGGAGGGCGCCCGCGGTGAGGGCGGCATTCTCCGCAACAAGGACGGCGAGCGCTTCATGGAGAAGTACGCGCCGGTGATGAAGGACCTGGCGTCCCGTGACGTCGTGTCCCGCTCGATCTACACCGAGATCCGTGAGGGTCGCGGCTGCGGCCCCGAGGGTGACCACGTCTTCCTGGACCTCACCCACCTGCCGCCGGAGCAGCTGGACGCCAAGCTGCCGGACATCACCGAGTTCGCGCGCACCTACCTGGGCATCGAGCCGTACACGGACCCGATCCCGATCCAGCCGACCGCGCACTACGCGATGGGCGGCATCCCGACCAACGTCGAGGGTGAGGTCCTGGCGGACAACACCACCGTCGTCCCGGGTCTGTACGCCGCCGGCGAGGTCGCCTGCGTGTCCGTGCACGGCGCCAACCGCCTCGGCACCAACTCGCTGCTGGACATCAACGTGTTCGGCAAGCGGGCCGGCATCGCGGCGGCGGAGTACTCGCAGAAGGCGGACTTCGTCGAGCTGCCGGACAACCCGGAGTCCCTCGTCGTCGAGCAGATCGAGCGGCTGCGCACGTCGACGGGGAACGAGCGGGTGGCGACCCTGCGGCGTGAGCTGCAGGAGACCATGGACGCGAACGTCATGGTGTTCCGCACCGAGCAGACGATCAAGACGGCCGTCGAGAAGATCGCCGAGCTGCGCGAGCGGTACAAGAACGTGGCGATCCAGGACAAGGGCAAGCGGTTCAACACGGACTTGCTGGAGGCCATCGAGCTGGGCAACCTGCTCGACCTGGCCGAGGTCATGGCGGTCTCCGCGCTGGCCCGCAAGGAGTCCCGCGGCGGTCACTACCGCGAGGACTACCCCAACCGCGACGACGTCAACTTCATGCGCCACACCATGGCGTACCGCGAGGTCGGTGCCGACGGGTCCGAAACCGTCCGTCTCGACTACAAGCCGGTCGTCCAGACCCGCTACCAGCCGATGGAGCGTAAGTACTGA
- a CDS encoding succinate dehydrogenase iron-sulfur subunit gives MATPVLDKVEADSAASPYITVTFRIRRFNPEVSADATWEDFQLEIDPKERVLDGLHKIKWDLDGTLTFRRSCAHGICGSDAMRINGKNRLACKTLIKDINPEKPITVEPIKGLTVLKDLVVDMEPFFQAYRDVMPFLITKDTNEPTRERLQSAEDRERFDDTTKCILCAACTSSCPVFWNDGQYFGPAAIVNAHRFIFDSRDEAGEQRLEILNDRDGVWRCRTTFNCTDACPRGIEVTKAIAEVKKALITRRF, from the coding sequence ATGGCTACCCCCGTTCTGGACAAGGTCGAAGCGGACTCCGCCGCCTCGCCTTACATCACCGTCACCTTCCGGATCCGCCGGTTCAACCCGGAGGTCTCGGCGGACGCGACCTGGGAAGACTTCCAGCTGGAGATCGACCCCAAGGAGCGTGTCCTCGACGGTCTGCACAAGATCAAGTGGGATCTGGACGGCACCCTGACGTTCCGTCGCTCCTGCGCGCACGGCATCTGCGGCTCGGACGCCATGCGGATCAACGGCAAGAACCGCCTTGCCTGCAAGACCCTGATCAAGGACATCAACCCCGAGAAGCCGATCACGGTCGAGCCCATCAAGGGCCTGACGGTCCTGAAGGACCTGGTCGTGGACATGGAGCCGTTCTTCCAGGCGTACCGGGACGTGATGCCCTTCCTGATCACGAAGGACACCAACGAGCCGACGCGTGAGCGGCTGCAGTCCGCCGAGGACCGCGAGCGCTTCGACGACACGACGAAGTGCATCCTGTGCGCGGCCTGCACCTCCTCGTGCCCGGTGTTCTGGAACGACGGCCAGTACTTCGGCCCGGCCGCGATCGTCAACGCCCACCGGTTCATCTTCGACTCGCGTGACGAGGCCGGTGAGCAGCGCCTGGAGATCCTCAACGACCGTGACGGCGTGTGGCGCTGCCGCACGACGTTCAACTGCACGGACGCCTGCCCGCGCGGCATCGAGGTCACCAAGGCGATCGCCGAGGTGAAGAAGGCGCTGATCACGCGCCGCTTCTGA
- a CDS encoding VOC family protein, giving the protein MPDDQSYELLGFDNVVLPVGDLGEAVGFYERAGFVVGFRFDEAGIALLQVGDETPGILLRQEDEFGHRPPPWPSARVWLEVPDARVAARALAAAGITPLDEPIPVATGWAVEVADPWGNVLGFTDYGKRPELGRSLDLA; this is encoded by the coding sequence ATGCCAGATGACCAGTCGTACGAGCTGCTCGGGTTCGACAACGTGGTTCTGCCGGTCGGGGACCTCGGTGAGGCCGTGGGTTTCTATGAGCGGGCCGGGTTTGTCGTGGGGTTCCGGTTCGACGAGGCCGGGATCGCGTTGTTGCAGGTCGGGGACGAGACGCCCGGGATTCTGCTGCGGCAGGAGGACGAGTTCGGGCACCGGCCGCCGCCGTGGCCCTCCGCGCGGGTCTGGCTGGAGGTGCCGGACGCGCGGGTGGCGGCCCGTGCGCTGGCCGCGGCCGGTATCACGCCGCTGGACGAGCCGATCCCGGTGGCCACCGGGTGGGCGGTCGAGGTCGCGGATCCGTGGGGGAACGTCCTGGGCTTCACGGACTACGGCAAGCGGCCGGAGTTGGGGCGATCGCTCGATCTCGCGTGA
- a CDS encoding CHAT domain-containing protein — MDVDFRIEVGPGGADGYPVTFRTTDGEEAADVLRLPPPRELEALAERVPDAVVASSARVRRAAVGSEAPVRELGRMLFDALLGGAGAALLLAARNRAAQRGGQVRMVLRVQPPELARLPWEFLYDTAEDTYVCLEVPLVRHPQVARPVEPLVVTPPLRILGMVARPEDQEPLAVRAEQQRLRDALSDLLAEGRVELGWVGGQTWRDLRNAVRRDARSAVRGATSSAGSRTEWHILHFIGHGGYDSVAQEGTLALAGEHGETYPLGAGQLAMLLAGHPSLRLAVLNACETGRADGLNPFSSVAGALMRKGLPAVLAMQYEVSEDAALECAHAFYDSLARQLPIDVAVMEARQAMTLARPGTLEWGTPVLYLRSLDGGGHLFDFAGTADPAPPEPRPVPGPAGAEPKEGEEISLEELYAEGLAALYTDRWREAVEAFRAVLARDSDYRDCRAKLAQARHGQRLASLYAAATAAAAARDWDQAVDHLEAIAAVEPGYGDSAALLEQARAERDRARLRAEIVTLHRSGRWQAVLAVAERLRHPAVPDPEVAAMADAAREALAAADRAQTLAARYREALDHMDGGQWREALGALRAVRALDAEYRDTGRLLAKVREEVRGTGVRPLAAAPLPVVTAPHTVFAVAFGPDGSRLALGTGRRVAMIADDQGNVLHTLRHGGIVAGVWGVDFSSDGTRLATGSGDLTARTWDVETGAEVSSHYTGHTVHAVSFSPDGHRLACCDLGGNIRMLDIGNGTELWRLSDQHQGSARSAVFDPLGGRVATVGNNDLARIWNAETGAELMNVTHPRSMLQVRFSPDGGRLATASDSHTARVWDAETGAQLLEVGHAGQVNAVSFSPDGALLATGSHDRTARVWNAHTGDQLLVINHGDRVRDVVFAPDGERLATASGKQVHLWRLEENDHD; from the coding sequence GTGGACGTCGATTTCCGGATAGAGGTCGGCCCGGGCGGGGCGGACGGCTACCCCGTGACGTTCCGGACGACGGACGGCGAGGAGGCGGCGGACGTACTGCGCCTGCCGCCGCCCCGTGAACTGGAGGCACTGGCGGAACGCGTACCCGACGCGGTGGTCGCGTCCTCGGCCCGCGTGCGCCGCGCCGCCGTGGGCAGCGAGGCTCCCGTCCGGGAGCTGGGCCGGATGCTGTTCGACGCCCTGCTGGGCGGGGCCGGTGCGGCGTTGCTGCTGGCGGCACGCAACCGGGCGGCCCAGCGGGGCGGCCAGGTCCGCATGGTGCTCCGCGTCCAGCCGCCCGAACTGGCCCGCCTGCCCTGGGAGTTCCTCTACGACACCGCCGAGGACACCTATGTCTGCCTGGAGGTGCCGCTGGTGCGGCACCCGCAGGTGGCCCGGCCGGTCGAGCCGCTGGTGGTGACGCCGCCGCTGCGGATCCTCGGCATGGTCGCACGCCCCGAGGACCAGGAGCCGCTGGCCGTACGGGCGGAGCAGCAGCGGCTGCGCGACGCCCTGTCCGACCTGCTGGCGGAGGGGCGGGTCGAGCTGGGCTGGGTGGGCGGACAGACCTGGCGCGACCTGCGCAACGCGGTCCGCCGCGACGCGCGGTCTGCGGTGCGCGGCGCCACGAGTTCCGCCGGGAGCCGCACCGAATGGCACATCCTGCACTTCATCGGGCACGGCGGGTACGACTCCGTCGCCCAGGAGGGCACGCTGGCGCTGGCCGGCGAGCACGGCGAGACGTACCCGCTGGGTGCCGGTCAGCTGGCGATGCTGCTCGCCGGGCACCCCTCGCTGCGGCTGGCGGTGCTCAACGCCTGTGAGACCGGGCGCGCGGACGGGCTCAACCCGTTCTCCAGCGTGGCCGGGGCCCTGATGCGCAAGGGCCTGCCGGCCGTCCTCGCCATGCAGTACGAGGTGAGCGAGGACGCCGCACTGGAGTGCGCACACGCGTTCTACGACTCCCTGGCCCGGCAACTCCCCATCGACGTGGCGGTCATGGAGGCCCGCCAGGCCATGACGCTGGCCCGCCCCGGCACCCTGGAGTGGGGCACGCCGGTGCTGTACCTGCGTTCCCTCGACGGTGGCGGCCACCTCTTCGACTTCGCCGGTACGGCGGACCCGGCACCGCCGGAGCCGAGACCGGTGCCCGGTCCGGCCGGTGCGGAGCCGAAGGAGGGAGAGGAGATCAGCCTGGAGGAGCTGTACGCCGAAGGGCTGGCCGCCCTGTACACGGATCGGTGGCGGGAGGCCGTCGAGGCGTTCCGCGCCGTCCTCGCCCGCGACTCCGACTACCGCGACTGCCGGGCCAAGCTCGCCCAGGCCCGCCACGGCCAGCGCCTCGCCTCGCTGTACGCCGCCGCGACCGCGGCCGCCGCCGCCCGCGACTGGGACCAGGCGGTCGACCACCTCGAAGCGATCGCCGCCGTCGAACCCGGGTACGGCGACTCCGCCGCGCTGCTGGAACAGGCCCGTGCCGAGCGCGATCGGGCGCGGCTGCGGGCCGAGATCGTCACCCTGCACCGCTCCGGCCGCTGGCAGGCGGTCCTGGCCGTCGCCGAACGCCTGCGGCACCCGGCCGTCCCCGATCCCGAGGTGGCGGCCATGGCCGACGCGGCCCGGGAGGCCCTGGCGGCGGCCGACCGCGCCCAGACCCTCGCCGCGCGTTATCGCGAGGCGCTGGACCACATGGACGGCGGGCAGTGGCGGGAGGCGCTGGGGGCGCTGCGGGCGGTTCGCGCGCTGGACGCCGAGTACCGGGACACCGGGCGGCTGCTCGCGAAGGTGCGCGAAGAGGTGCGCGGCACTGGCGTCCGGCCCCTCGCCGCCGCCCCGTTGCCCGTCGTCACCGCGCCCCACACGGTTTTCGCGGTGGCCTTCGGTCCGGACGGCAGCCGACTCGCCCTCGGGACCGGCCGACGGGTCGCGATGATCGCGGACGACCAGGGCAATGTGCTGCACACCCTGCGGCACGGCGGCATCGTCGCCGGCGTCTGGGGCGTCGACTTCAGCTCCGACGGAACACGCCTGGCCACGGGCAGCGGCGATCTGACGGCCCGGACCTGGGACGTGGAAACCGGCGCCGAGGTGTCCTCGCACTACACGGGTCACACCGTGCACGCCGTGTCGTTCAGCCCGGACGGCCATCGCCTGGCCTGCTGCGATCTGGGCGGCAACATACGGATGCTGGACATCGGCAACGGCACGGAGCTGTGGCGGCTCTCCGATCAGCACCAGGGCAGCGCGAGAAGCGCGGTGTTCGACCCGCTGGGCGGCCGTGTCGCCACCGTCGGCAACAACGACCTCGCACGGATCTGGAACGCCGAGACCGGTGCCGAGCTCATGAACGTCACCCACCCCAGAAGCATGCTCCAGGTGAGGTTCAGCCCTGACGGCGGCCGCCTCGCCACCGCGAGCGACTCCCACACCGCGCGGGTCTGGGACGCGGAGACCGGAGCACAGCTGCTGGAGGTCGGCCACGCCGGTCAGGTGAACGCCGTGAGCTTCAGCCCCGACGGCGCCCTTCTGGCCACCGGCAGCCACGACAGGACCGCACGGGTCTGGAACGCCCACACCGGCGACCAACTGCTGGTCATCAACCACGGCGACCGGGTGCGGGACGTCGTCTTCGCCCCCGACGGCGAACGCCTGGCCACCGCGAGCGGGAAGCAGGTCCACCTGTGGCGACTGGAGGAGAACGACCATGACTGA
- a CDS encoding Uma2 family endonuclease produces MSSATSGKASLAAIARHVEARKPGWRTEIVQGGLIVSPLRDGPHLEAVAEVMLVCATAGLHGGASRVIQGIGLCLPEEPEDYAVPDLSVVNADYREHLVRGNCYASDCFRLVADVVSDELNSKADAYALAKIPVYVVVDRENQALHVLTDPAEDGYAHHRVHAPGEIVTLPDSIGANVSLDVQRILKAGQPSVS; encoded by the coding sequence ATGTCGTCGGCAACCAGCGGCAAGGCGTCGCTCGCAGCCATCGCGCGGCACGTCGAGGCGAGAAAGCCCGGGTGGCGCACCGAGATCGTCCAGGGAGGGCTCATCGTGTCTCCGCTGAGAGACGGCCCTCATCTGGAGGCCGTGGCCGAGGTCATGCTGGTGTGCGCCACGGCCGGCCTGCACGGCGGCGCAAGCAGGGTGATACAGGGCATCGGCCTGTGTCTGCCGGAAGAACCGGAGGACTACGCGGTACCCGACCTCTCCGTGGTGAACGCCGACTACCGAGAACACCTGGTCCGGGGGAACTGCTACGCCTCGGACTGCTTCCGCCTGGTGGCGGATGTCGTCTCCGACGAGCTGAACTCCAAGGCTGATGCCTACGCCCTGGCGAAAATCCCCGTCTACGTCGTCGTCGACCGCGAGAACCAGGCCCTGCACGTCCTCACCGACCCCGCCGAGGACGGTTACGCGCACCATCGCGTCCACGCCCCCGGCGAGATCGTCACCCTGCCGGACTCGATCGGCGCCAACGTCTCCCTCGACGTCCAGCGGATCCTCAAGGCCGGTCAGCCGTCGGTCAGTTGA
- a CDS encoding MMPL family transporter, producing the protein MARWCYRHRLVVLVLWVGALFGLGFTATTAGTDYANVFSLPNTDSKRAYDLMEKAFPESAGDTDTVVWKVDEGSVRDADVRSRIEPALAEIGRMDGVGEVSGPYAGERGAAQVSRDGRIAYAQITFTEQANAIPVELIEDVVDTARAAERDGLQVELGGQAIARTQEPPTGTAELVGIVAAAVVLFLAFGSLFAMLLPIVVAIFGVGTGMLSTMLLSHVTNVPDVAPLLGSLIGLGVGIDYALFIVTRHRRGILRGTKPEEAAVTALNTSGRAVLFAGGTVCIALAGMLVMNLRFLDGVVIATSLTVVFSILAAVTLLPALLGLLGMRVLSRRQRHRLAHAGPEPEEASGLAARWSSYVQRRPRAIAALALAVMVVLSLPVLSIRLGATDQGNHQATTTTRQAYDLLAEGFGPGFNGPLQVVVDGPAPDSLVSRIESTEGVAQVAAVPPANDVTVIQVVPTTSPQSEETDRLIDVLRDEVIPASGAEAHVGGVTAVFKDFASVTGDRLPYFIATIIALGFLLLLVAFRSLVVPLTAAVMNLIAAAASFGVLVAIFQWGWGTELLGIGKEGPITAFLPVIMLSLLFGLSMDYQVFLVSRMHEEWVHTKDNARAVRVGLAETSRVINCAALIMICVFSAFVLSGDMEGAMAGIGLAAAVALDAFILRTALVPAAMHLLGRANWWLPAGLEKRLPHLAVEPREEPVETVPEGPSSVIHGFIRTADGEPVEGAAVTLLSRGGRQLDRVTSLADGSYIVAVPGPGTYLLAATAASYASRAVHVVVAEGPLVYDVELTEMAEGEVDAVN; encoded by the coding sequence TTGGCACGGTGGTGCTATCGGCACCGGCTGGTGGTCCTGGTGCTGTGGGTGGGGGCGCTGTTCGGACTGGGCTTCACGGCGACGACGGCGGGCACGGATTACGCGAACGTCTTCTCCCTGCCGAACACGGACTCCAAGCGCGCGTACGACCTGATGGAGAAGGCCTTCCCGGAGAGCGCCGGCGACACCGACACGGTGGTGTGGAAGGTCGACGAGGGCTCGGTGCGGGACGCGGACGTAAGGTCCCGGATCGAGCCCGCGCTGGCCGAGATCGGCCGGATGGACGGCGTCGGCGAGGTCTCCGGCCCGTACGCCGGGGAGCGGGGCGCGGCGCAGGTCAGCCGGGACGGACGGATCGCGTACGCCCAGATCACCTTCACCGAGCAGGCGAACGCCATCCCGGTGGAGCTGATCGAGGACGTCGTCGACACCGCGCGGGCGGCCGAACGCGACGGACTCCAGGTGGAGTTGGGCGGTCAGGCGATCGCCCGCACCCAGGAGCCGCCCACCGGCACGGCCGAACTCGTCGGCATCGTGGCGGCGGCGGTCGTGCTGTTCCTGGCCTTCGGCTCGCTGTTCGCGATGCTGCTGCCGATCGTCGTGGCGATCTTCGGAGTGGGCACCGGCATGCTCTCGACGATGCTGCTCAGCCATGTCACGAACGTGCCCGACGTGGCCCCGCTGCTGGGCTCGCTGATCGGTCTCGGCGTCGGCATCGACTACGCGCTGTTCATCGTCACCCGGCACCGGCGCGGCATCCTGCGCGGTACGAAACCGGAGGAGGCGGCCGTCACCGCCCTCAACACCTCCGGCCGCGCGGTGCTGTTCGCGGGCGGCACGGTCTGCATCGCGCTGGCCGGCATGCTGGTGATGAACCTGCGCTTCCTGGACGGTGTGGTCATCGCGACCTCCCTCACCGTCGTGTTCAGCATCCTCGCCGCCGTCACCCTGCTGCCCGCGCTGCTGGGGCTGCTCGGCATGCGGGTGCTCAGCCGCCGGCAGCGGCACCGGCTGGCCCATGCGGGACCGGAGCCGGAGGAGGCGAGCGGGCTCGCGGCGCGCTGGTCGTCGTACGTCCAAAGGCGCCCGCGTGCGATCGCGGCACTCGCGCTCGCGGTCATGGTGGTGCTGTCCCTCCCCGTGCTGTCCATCCGGCTGGGCGCCACCGACCAGGGCAACCACCAGGCGACGACGACCACCCGGCAGGCGTACGACCTGCTCGCCGAGGGCTTCGGCCCCGGCTTCAACGGCCCGCTCCAGGTCGTGGTCGACGGCCCGGCGCCCGACTCGCTCGTCTCCCGCATCGAGTCCACCGAGGGCGTCGCCCAGGTGGCCGCCGTACCGCCCGCGAACGACGTCACGGTCATCCAGGTGGTGCCCACGACCTCACCGCAGTCCGAGGAGACGGACCGGCTGATCGACGTACTGCGCGACGAGGTGATCCCGGCGTCCGGCGCCGAGGCCCACGTGGGAGGCGTCACGGCGGTCTTCAAGGACTTCGCGTCGGTGACGGGCGACCGGCTGCCGTACTTCATCGCGACGATCATCGCGCTGGGCTTCCTGCTGCTCCTGGTCGCCTTCCGCTCGCTGGTGGTCCCGTTGACGGCGGCGGTGATGAACCTGATCGCGGCGGCCGCGTCCTTCGGTGTGCTGGTGGCGATCTTCCAATGGGGCTGGGGCACGGAGCTGCTCGGCATTGGCAAGGAGGGCCCGATCACGGCGTTCCTGCCGGTCATCATGCTGTCCCTGCTGTTCGGCCTCTCGATGGACTACCAGGTGTTCCTGGTGAGCCGGATGCACGAGGAGTGGGTGCACACGAAGGACAACGCGCGGGCGGTGCGGGTCGGGCTCGCGGAGACCAGTCGGGTCATCAACTGCGCGGCGCTGATCATGATCTGCGTGTTCAGTGCCTTCGTGCTGAGCGGCGACATGGAGGGCGCGATGGCGGGCATCGGGCTGGCGGCGGCGGTCGCGCTGGACGCGTTCATCCTGCGTACGGCGCTGGTGCCGGCGGCGATGCATCTGCTCGGGCGCGCGAACTGGTGGCTGCCGGCGGGGCTGGAGAAGCGCTTGCCGCATCTGGCGGTGGAGCCGAGGGAGGAGCCGGTGGAGACGGTGCCCGAAGGTCCCTCCTCGGTGATCCACGGCTTCATCCGCACGGCGGACGGCGAGCCGGTGGAGGGCGCGGCGGTGACGCTGCTGTCCCGCGGCGGCCGTCAGCTGGACCGGGTCACGTCCCTGGCGGACGGCTCGTACATCGTGGCGGTGCCCGGGCCGGGGACGTATCTGCTGGCGGCGACAGCGGCGTCGTATGCCTCGCGGGCGGTGCATGTGGTGGTCGCCGAGGGGCCGTTGGTGTACGACGTGGAGTTGACGGAGATGGCCGAGGGGGAGGTGGACGCGGTCAACTGA
- a CDS encoding response regulator transcription factor, with protein sequence MTTAPGTVLVVEDEVSIADVLAIALRYHRFEVMTAGTVREALTLAERTRPDAALLDVMLPDGDGRALGRELRARRPDLALVFLTARDSPAEIVGALGFGDDYITKPFNIDEVVARVTAVLRRTRPADVLPQRPPLRYGDLELDETTYCVHRAGKSVELTPTEYALLRFLVRNGGRIVPKEQLLRHVWQYEHMPPESTVVETYISYLRRKLDTLGPPVITTRRGVGYGLA encoded by the coding sequence ATGACGACGGCTCCCGGCACCGTGCTGGTCGTGGAGGACGAGGTGAGCATCGCCGACGTCCTCGCGATCGCCCTGCGCTACCACCGCTTCGAGGTCATGACCGCGGGCACCGTCCGCGAGGCGCTCACCCTGGCCGAGCGCACCCGGCCCGACGCGGCGCTGCTCGACGTCATGCTCCCGGACGGCGACGGCCGTGCGCTGGGCCGTGAACTGCGCGCGCGACGCCCCGACCTGGCGCTGGTCTTCCTCACGGCACGCGACTCACCCGCGGAGATCGTCGGCGCGCTCGGCTTCGGCGACGACTACATCACCAAGCCGTTCAACATAGACGAGGTCGTCGCCCGGGTCACCGCCGTGCTGCGCCGCACCCGCCCCGCCGACGTCCTGCCACAGCGACCACCCCTGCGGTACGGCGACCTGGAGCTCGACGAGACGACGTACTGCGTGCACCGCGCGGGCAAGTCGGTCGAGCTGACCCCGACGGAGTACGCGCTGTTGCGCTTCCTGGTGCGCAACGGCGGCCGGATCGTGCCCAAGGAGCAACTCCTGCGGCACGTCTGGCAGTACGAGCACATGCCGCCCGAGTCGACCGTCGTGGAGACCTACATCAGCTATCTGCGGCGCAAGCTGGACACCCTGGGACCGCCGGTGATCACCACCCGGCGCGGCGTCGGGTACGGGCTGGCATGA
- a CDS encoding sensor histidine kinase has product MRWPTWRGGRGPRSLRGKLTLANVLLLALGVVVATCVSVMGMRLYLLDAVDRELMLSRDSIGDAPLTFEQVDSLTSLFALSEKLAPDSSDAEADSPVQGSVFVAVDRGGQARTIGGIAPTDTQRALAAAVDDPAVLAADTEPHDLKVRGDHYRVTAGQLADGTTVLLATSTESLQQVVARAVKLDLAAGTLLLAMLAWLTMFSVRRRTQPLEDMVETSTAIAEGDLTRRVPSSREATLEVEQLRLALNSMLHQVESAYRTREHSAAQLRRFVADASHELRTPLSAIRGYLQLYDKGMLREVADRKRAWERVLAEADRMGRLVDELLTLARLDQQPELRFRNVDVSRLVREAAEDLRVQQPERPISVRADGSVLVHADESGLRQILGNLLANVRIHTPADVPVRLGVEREDDGAVRLCVADDGPGLDAEDAARVFDRFFRAGGGAGSGLGMAIVQGVVQAHGGEVGVRTAPGEGLAVTVTLPVRAPVPV; this is encoded by the coding sequence ATGAGGTGGCCGACGTGGCGCGGTGGGCGCGGCCCGCGCTCCCTGCGCGGCAAGCTGACACTGGCGAACGTGCTGCTGCTGGCCCTCGGCGTGGTCGTGGCGACCTGCGTCAGCGTGATGGGCATGCGGCTCTATCTGCTCGACGCCGTCGACCGGGAGCTGATGCTGTCCCGGGACTCGATCGGTGACGCGCCCCTGACCTTCGAGCAGGTCGACTCGCTGACCTCGCTGTTCGCCCTCAGCGAAAAACTGGCCCCCGACTCCTCCGACGCGGAGGCGGACTCACCGGTGCAGGGTTCGGTCTTCGTGGCCGTGGACCGCGGCGGGCAGGCCCGGACCATCGGCGGCATCGCCCCGACCGACACCCAGCGCGCCCTGGCCGCCGCCGTGGACGACCCGGCGGTCCTCGCCGCCGACACCGAGCCACACGATCTGAAGGTGCGGGGCGACCACTACCGCGTCACCGCCGGACAGCTCGCCGACGGCACGACGGTGCTGCTCGCCACCTCGACCGAGTCGCTGCAGCAGGTCGTCGCCCGCGCCGTCAAGCTCGACCTCGCCGCCGGCACGCTGCTGCTGGCCATGCTGGCCTGGCTGACGATGTTCAGCGTGCGCCGCCGGACCCAGCCCCTGGAGGACATGGTCGAGACGTCGACAGCCATCGCCGAGGGCGACCTCACCCGGCGCGTGCCGTCCAGCCGGGAGGCCACCCTGGAGGTCGAGCAGCTGCGGCTCGCCCTGAACTCCATGCTCCACCAGGTGGAGTCGGCGTACCGCACGCGCGAGCACAGCGCGGCCCAGCTGCGCCGCTTCGTCGCCGACGCCTCGCACGAACTGCGCACCCCGCTGTCCGCGATACGCGGCTACCTCCAGCTCTACGACAAGGGCATGCTGCGCGAGGTGGCCGACCGCAAACGCGCCTGGGAGCGGGTGCTCGCGGAGGCCGACCGGATGGGCCGGCTCGTCGACGAACTGCTCACCCTCGCCCGCCTCGACCAGCAGCCCGAACTGCGGTTCCGCAATGTCGACGTGAGCCGTCTGGTGCGCGAGGCGGCCGAGGATCTGCGGGTGCAGCAGCCGGAGCGGCCGATATCCGTCCGCGCCGACGGCTCGGTGCTGGTGCACGCCGACGAGTCGGGGCTGCGCCAGATCCTCGGCAACCTGCTGGCCAACGTGCGCATTCACACGCCCGCCGACGTGCCGGTGCGGCTCGGGGTGGAGCGGGAGGACGACGGGGCGGTGCGGCTGTGTGTCGCCGACGACGGGCCCGGGTTGGACGCGGAGGACGCGGCTCGCGTCTTCGACCGTTTCTTCCGCGCGGGAGGCGGCGCGGGCAGCGGGCTGGGGATGGCGATCGTGCAGGGGGTGGTCCAGGCGCACGGAGGCGAGGTGGGGGTGCGTACGGCGCCGGGTGAAGGGCTTGCGGTGACGGTGACGTTGCCGGTGCGGGCGCCGGTGCCGGTGTAG